Proteins found in one Mucilaginibacter gracilis genomic segment:
- a CDS encoding cytochrome c oxidase subunit 3, translated as MSTAVSQIDEVKTTPWAGGHSPFKVEYGKLMMWFFLLSDAFTFSSLLMAYGALRFSAKTWPAADKVFQSVPGTSIEHGAPLVFVGIMTFILILSSVTMVMAVEAGHRNAKKEVAWWMVATVIGGFMFLGCQALEWNHLHSEGFWWGSIPDAEKLGEFFTDPVSTVTAHQFANLFFTITGFHGFHVFTGVIINVIITINVLVGTYEKRGSYLMVEKVGLYWHFVDLVWVFVFTFFYLV; from the coding sequence ATGAGTACAGCAGTTTCACAAATTGACGAAGTTAAAACTACCCCCTGGGCTGGTGGACATTCACCGTTCAAGGTAGAGTACGGAAAACTGATGATGTGGTTTTTCCTGTTATCAGATGCGTTCACCTTTTCGTCGTTATTGATGGCTTATGGTGCATTACGTTTCAGCGCTAAAACATGGCCCGCAGCAGATAAGGTATTTCAATCGGTACCCGGTACATCAATTGAACACGGCGCACCGCTGGTGTTTGTAGGTATCATGACCTTTATTTTGATATTAAGTTCGGTAACGATGGTAATGGCTGTTGAAGCCGGCCACCGTAATGCCAAAAAGGAAGTTGCCTGGTGGATGGTTGCTACTGTAATTGGCGGTTTTATGTTTTTAGGTTGCCAGGCGTTAGAGTGGAACCACTTACATAGCGAAGGTTTTTGGTGGGGAAGTATTCCGGATGCCGAGAAACTTGGTGAGTTTTTTACCGACCCGGTATCTACAGTCACTGCACATCAATTTGCTAACTTGTTTTTTACCATTACTGGTTTCCACGGTTTCCACGTATTTACAGGTGTTATCATCAATGTCATTATAACTATTAACGTTTTGGTAGGTACTTACGAAAAGCGCGGGAGCTATTTAATGGTTGAAAAGGTTGGTTTATACTGGCACTTTGTAGACTTGGTTTGGGTATTTGTATTTACATTCTTCTATTTAGTTTAA
- a CDS encoding DUF420 domain-containing protein has product MKDKFIFRFVAAISILVFVLVVILSMKILPKPEVIPSVLYFLPKLNAILNGTCSVLLLASLYFIMNGNVAIHKRINILTFVLSAVFLLSYVGFHWLAPETRYGDLDGNGIISPAEAAAAGSLRYVYFFILITHIILAAVVLPLVLLSFYYGLQMQVEKHRKLVHWTYPIWLYVTVTGVIVYLLISPYYHF; this is encoded by the coding sequence ATGAAAGATAAGTTCATTTTTCGTTTTGTGGCCGCTATATCCATATTAGTTTTTGTGCTGGTTGTAATATTGAGCATGAAGATATTGCCTAAGCCAGAGGTTATACCATCTGTTTTATATTTTTTGCCTAAACTTAACGCTATTTTAAACGGTACATGTAGTGTGCTGTTGCTGGCTTCTCTGTATTTTATTATGAATGGCAACGTAGCCATACATAAGCGCATCAATATTTTAACATTTGTACTGTCGGCAGTTTTTCTATTATCTTACGTTGGTTTCCACTGGCTTGCGCCCGAAACCAGGTATGGAGATTTGGATGGCAATGGCATCATATCACCTGCCGAAGCTGCGGCTGCCGGGAGTTTAAGGTACGTGTACTTTTTTATTTTAATAACACATATCATACTGGCTGCGGTTGTTTTGCCGTTAGTATTGTTGAGCTTTTATTACGGCCTGCAAATGCAGGTAGAAAAACACCGTAAATTGGTACATTGGACTTACCCAATTTGGCTTTACGTTACCGTAACCGGTGTAATTGTTTATTTATTGATATCGCCATACTACCACTTTTGA
- the cyoE gene encoding heme o synthase codes for MKWSDFSKLIKFRLTFLVVFSASISFLIGSKVNGLIEWRSWGMLIAGGFLVTGAANIFNEIIEKDLDKLMKRTMDRPIPSGKMTTGQALVIGLFMAIFGTSLLFKLNFTAGYLSVFSIALYAFVYTPLKRVSPIAVFVGAIPGALPPLIGYVAAHPQIDKIALVLFGIQFIWQFPHFWAIAWVLDDDYKLAGFRLLATGKRDKWSAIIALIFTLILLPVSLLPTYMGFGGYVIGGVSLILSLVFIYQAFNLVKTLEIKSAKQLMYGSFFYLPLVQLILLFDFIGKK; via the coding sequence ATGAAGTGGAGCGATTTTTCGAAACTGATAAAGTTTAGGCTAACCTTTTTAGTTGTGTTTTCGGCCTCTATTTCGTTTTTAATAGGGAGCAAGGTAAACGGGCTTATTGAGTGGCGAAGCTGGGGAATGTTAATAGCAGGTGGTTTTTTGGTTACTGGTGCTGCCAATATTTTTAACGAGATCATAGAGAAGGATCTGGATAAGTTAATGAAGCGCACAATGGATAGGCCAATCCCATCGGGAAAGATGACAACCGGGCAGGCATTGGTAATAGGCCTGTTTATGGCCATATTTGGTACTTCACTTTTATTTAAGCTTAACTTTACCGCAGGTTATTTATCGGTGTTTTCTATCGCATTATATGCTTTTGTATATACTCCGCTAAAACGGGTATCGCCAATAGCGGTTTTTGTTGGGGCAATACCCGGCGCGTTGCCACCGTTAATTGGCTATGTTGCCGCACACCCGCAGATAGATAAAATTGCCCTGGTGTTGTTTGGAATACAGTTTATATGGCAGTTTCCGCATTTTTGGGCAATTGCCTGGGTGTTAGATGACGATTACAAATTGGCAGGTTTTAGGCTGCTGGCAACAGGCAAAAGGGATAAATGGAGTGCTATAATAGCATTAATATTTACCTTAATTTTGTTGCCTGTAAGTTTATTGCCAACATATATGGGCTTTGGCGGTTATGTTATTGGTGGGGTTTCGTTAATATTGAGTTTGGTGTTCATATACCAGGCGTTTAATTTGGTTAAAACCCTCGAAATAAAATCGGCAAAGCAATTGATGTATGGCTCGTTTTTTTATTTGCCGTTGGTGCAGTTAATTTTATTGTTTGATTTTATAGGAAAGAAATAA
- a CDS encoding DUF4286 family protein, with the protein MIILNETIIIDPEIHTDWLAWVKAEHIPAVMATGHFNSFRILNVLSSPNEGFTYCIQYDADNLESYEAYEQTAASALKHIHIKQFENKLVVFESIMQVVN; encoded by the coding sequence ATGATAATTTTAAATGAAACCATAATTATTGATCCGGAGATACATACCGACTGGCTGGCCTGGGTAAAGGCCGAGCATATACCTGCTGTAATGGCAACAGGGCATTTTAACTCGTTCCGTATTTTAAATGTTTTAAGTTCGCCAAACGAGGGCTTTACTTATTGCATACAATACGATGCCGATAACCTTGAAAGCTACGAAGCCTACGAACAAACCGCAGCTTCGGCATTAAAGCATATCCACATTAAACAATTTGAAAACAAGCTGGTGGTTTTTGAAAGCATTATGCAAGTAGTAAACTAA
- a CDS encoding OmpA family protein, whose amino-acid sequence MKIKYLLLLLAICVALHSCQVMSNKKYKALLATQDSLTNRTVTLEGIVASLKGDTARLHRQIAELQSNLGGLNDRYNGLNDRYSALNEKYTSLNSNYSATTSKVSQLSTDLQKREARLKEVEDILRKRDEATNALKEKLQKALLGFQESGLTVDIRNGKVYVSLADKLLFPSGSITIDQKGKVALKQLAVVLNKEPDINIAVEGHTDDKKIINLGQIKDNWDLSVMRATSVTRYLTETEKIDPVRLTATGKGQFQPIDTAPTTEARAKNRRIEIVLSPKLDELYNLITK is encoded by the coding sequence ATGAAAATAAAATATTTACTCTTGCTGTTGGCAATATGCGTAGCTCTGCATTCGTGCCAGGTAATGTCGAACAAAAAATATAAGGCTCTATTGGCAACGCAAGATTCGCTTACAAACCGTACCGTTACCCTGGAGGGTATTGTGGCCAGTTTAAAAGGCGATACAGCGCGTTTGCATCGGCAGATAGCCGAACTGCAATCTAACCTGGGGGGCCTTAACGACCGGTATAATGGCTTAAACGACCGATATAGTGCGCTAAACGAAAAGTACACTTCGTTAAATAGCAATTATTCGGCAACTACCTCAAAGGTTAGTCAGCTTTCTACTGATCTGCAAAAGCGGGAAGCTCGTTTAAAGGAGGTTGAGGATATTTTACGCAAGCGCGACGAGGCAACCAATGCCCTGAAAGAAAAACTACAGAAAGCACTTTTAGGTTTCCAGGAAAGCGGCTTAACGGTTGACATCCGTAATGGTAAAGTATATGTTTCGTTAGCCGATAAATTGCTTTTCCCATCGGGAAGTATAACTATCGACCAAAAAGGAAAAGTTGCTTTAAAACAATTGGCTGTAGTACTAAACAAAGAACCCGATATTAACATCGCCGTTGAAGGGCATACCGACGATAAAAAGATAATTAACCTTGGCCAGATAAAAGATAACTGGGATTTGAGCGTAATGCGCGCAACATCGGTTACCCGTTACTTAACCGAAACCGAGAAGATTGACCCGGTACGCTTAACTGCTACAGGCAAGGGCCAGTTTCAACCGATTGATACTGCGCCAACCACCGAAGCGCGGGCAAAAAACCGGAGAATTGAAATTGTACTCTCGCCAAAACTGGATGAACTGTACAACCTCATAACAAAATAA
- a CDS encoding DUF2461 domain-containing protein, translated as MIKSATLDFLKDLAKNNNREWFQDNKPRYEEAKENVIAFTGELLKELKKADPSFNADIEPKKCIMRIYRDIRFSLNKTPYKNNFGISKLLSGTKTDEIGYYVQIQPGNSFAGGGYWMPQAEHLKAIRQEIDYNASGLREIIDEPHFVKLFGDFRSQEQLKSIPRGYDANGENIDLLKLKSFAAIHQFTDEEIMKPNSPKLVAGVLGSIYPLTVFLNNAIA; from the coding sequence ATGATAAAATCAGCCACCCTTGATTTTCTGAAAGACCTCGCCAAAAATAACAATCGCGAATGGTTTCAGGATAATAAACCCCGCTATGAGGAGGCAAAAGAAAATGTAATTGCTTTTACAGGCGAGTTACTCAAGGAACTCAAAAAGGCCGACCCCTCCTTTAATGCCGATATTGAGCCAAAAAAGTGCATCATGCGCATTTACCGGGATATTCGCTTTAGCCTCAATAAAACACCATACAAAAATAACTTTGGCATCAGTAAACTTTTATCGGGAACAAAAACCGATGAAATTGGGTATTATGTGCAAATACAGCCCGGCAATTCGTTTGCAGGTGGCGGCTATTGGATGCCCCAGGCCGAGCATTTGAAGGCCATAAGGCAAGAGATTGACTACAATGCCAGCGGCCTGCGAGAGATTATTGATGAGCCTCATTTTGTAAAGCTGTTTGGCGATTTCCGTAGCCAGGAACAATTAAAAAGCATTCCCCGGGGTTACGATGCCAACGGTGAAAATATTGACTTACTTAAGCTGAAAAGCTTTGCGGCCATACACCAGTTTACCGACGAAGAGATAATGAAGCCAAACTCGCCAAAACTTGTTGCCGGGGTATTGGGCAGTATTTATCCGCTTACAGTTTTTTTAAATAATGCAATTGCTTAA
- a CDS encoding SCO family protein: protein MTALQGKKKIVILVLILAVPGFLYYLLTAKGKNRYKPLPIYGPRVVAKTFHKYHGKAIADTIFHQVSNFKLTDQDGKPVSLQTFGGKILVVNFFYTHCPTVCAQMNSNMDLLAHSYIKNKMLRFVSITVDPDRDSAAALKKYASQFNVSASKWSFVTGDTATVYNLARKGFLVNALKLGADDFIYSDKLILIDPVGRIRGYYEGTDSKDVTKLNDEIKVQIAEELRKIKGVE from the coding sequence ATGACGGCCCTGCAGGGTAAAAAAAAAATTGTGATCCTGGTGCTCATTTTAGCAGTACCAGGATTTTTATATTATTTGCTTACCGCGAAAGGTAAAAACAGGTACAAACCCCTGCCTATTTATGGGCCACGGGTTGTAGCTAAAACTTTCCATAAGTACCACGGCAAGGCTATAGCCGATACCATTTTTCACCAGGTGAGCAATTTTAAGCTTACCGATCAGGATGGTAAGCCAGTATCGTTGCAAACATTTGGCGGTAAAATTTTGGTGGTCAATTTTTTTTACACGCATTGCCCTACCGTTTGCGCCCAAATGAACAGCAACATGGATTTGCTGGCACATAGTTACATCAAAAACAAAATGCTGAGGTTTGTATCCATCACCGTTGACCCGGATAGGGATTCGGCGGCAGCCTTAAAAAAATACGCTTCGCAGTTTAACGTTAGTGCATCAAAATGGAGTTTTGTTACCGGAGATACAGCTACGGTGTATAACCTTGCTCGGAAGGGTTTTTTAGTAAATGCGCTAAAGCTTGGTGCAGACGATTTTATATACAGTGATAAACTGATATTGATAGACCCCGTTGGCCGGATACGCGGCTACTATGAAGGTACCGACAGCAAAGATGTAACCAAACTTAACGACGAGATTAAAGTTCAAATAGCCGAGGAACTCCGTAAAATAAAAGGTGTGGAGTAA
- the rfbC gene encoding dTDP-4-dehydrorhamnose 3,5-epimerase, with protein sequence MKVTTTPIEGLLIIEPQIFPDDRGYFYESYNQQKYIAAGIDVNFVQDNQSSSSKGTLRGLHAQAPPFGQGKLVRVTQGSVIDVAIDVRKGSPTYGQHFKIELSAKNNLQFWIPEGFLHGFYTLEDDSVFAYKITNFYDKASEIGVKIADPALNIDWGFPTDNVILSAKDELLPDFKDFISPY encoded by the coding sequence ATGAAAGTAACCACAACCCCTATTGAAGGCCTGCTAATTATTGAACCCCAAATATTCCCGGATGACAGGGGATACTTTTACGAGAGTTATAACCAGCAAAAATACATTGCGGCAGGCATAGATGTAAACTTTGTGCAGGACAACCAGTCGAGTTCGTCAAAAGGAACTTTGCGTGGCTTACACGCACAGGCGCCGCCTTTTGGGCAAGGCAAGTTGGTGAGGGTAACACAAGGCAGCGTAATTGATGTAGCTATTGATGTGCGCAAGGGTTCACCTACTTATGGCCAGCATTTTAAAATTGAACTGAGTGCCAAAAACAACCTGCAATTTTGGATACCCGAAGGCTTTTTACATGGCTTTTACACTTTAGAAGACGATTCGGTTTTTGCTTATAAGATCACTAATTTTTACGACAAGGCATCCGAAATAGGTGTCAAAATAGCCGACCCGGCCTTAAATATCGATTGGGGTTTCCCTACAGATAACGTTATCCTTTCGGCAAAAGACGAATTGCTTCCCGATTTTAAAGATTTTATAAGCCCGTATTAA
- a CDS encoding COX15/CtaA family protein, with protein MKVSPEKKRFQIINKATIIALFILILAGGVVRSTGSGMGCPDWPKCFDQYIPPTSVTEIPKDYKDKYVAKRLAKNQRFAHTLDIFGFSDLAVRIRNDKSILLPEDFNAAKTWTEYINRLIGVVSGFLLLLTVVYSFAYLKDKKRIVVASIFNLILVGFQGWLGGIVVSTNLVAWIVTVHMLLALAILAVCIYTYHAARLNNYSDKISAKPIVRFLAFAALLLSIVQITYGTEVRERIDAISGRLQGQSRESWIADAGSIFTNHRDLALLVLVANVMLYALIRRGFSRHSVQQQVMSFSFLMIMLQIVTGIILSYQGLPPAAQAIHIVLASLVFGAQFYLMLNLYRGAKVWGSN; from the coding sequence ATGAAGGTTTCTCCCGAAAAAAAACGATTTCAAATTATAAATAAGGCTACTATAATAGCGCTCTTTATTTTGATATTAGCGGGTGGTGTGGTGCGAAGCACTGGGTCGGGAATGGGTTGCCCCGATTGGCCAAAATGCTTCGATCAATATATTCCGCCAACAAGCGTTACCGAAATACCGAAAGATTATAAAGACAAGTATGTTGCGAAACGGCTTGCAAAAAACCAACGATTTGCGCATACGCTTGACATTTTTGGCTTTAGTGATCTGGCCGTCCGCATCCGCAACGATAAATCGATATTACTGCCCGAAGATTTTAACGCTGCAAAAACATGGACGGAGTATATTAACCGTTTAATTGGCGTAGTATCGGGCTTCTTGCTTTTGTTAACTGTAGTTTATTCGTTTGCTTATTTAAAGGATAAAAAGCGGATAGTAGTAGCCAGTATTTTTAACTTGATATTAGTAGGTTTCCAGGGATGGTTAGGGGGCATAGTGGTTTCAACAAACCTTGTTGCCTGGATAGTTACCGTGCATATGTTATTGGCCCTGGCCATACTGGCGGTTTGTATTTACACCTACCATGCAGCACGGTTAAATAATTATAGCGATAAAATATCGGCAAAGCCAATAGTGCGGTTTTTGGCTTTTGCGGCGCTGCTTTTGAGTATTGTGCAAATTACTTATGGCACCGAGGTAAGGGAGCGTATAGATGCCATATCTGGCAGGTTACAAGGCCAATCCAGAGAAAGTTGGATAGCCGATGCCGGTAGTATATTTACCAACCATCGCGATTTGGCGTTATTGGTGTTAGTTGCAAACGTGATGTTGTATGCGCTTATACGCCGTGGTTTTAGCAGGCACTCGGTGCAGCAACAGGTAATGAGTTTTAGTTTTTTAATGATTATGCTGCAAATAGTAACAGGTATAATTTTATCATACCAGGGTTTGCCACCCGCAGCGCAGGCTATACATATAGTTTTGGCAAGTTTGGTTTTTGGCGCACAATTTTACCTGATGCTTAATTTGTACAGGGGTGCTAAAGTGTGGGGAAGTAACTGA
- a CDS encoding tetratricopeptide repeat protein: MLITWLHTLLRNNKQKVWLKQLCVITVLLLAGLTAHAQMEDLELAMQYSRNGEPQKAADIYQKLYKLSNESYFQFYFKSLIGIKKFDEAESITKKMMRKHPQDYQYNIALGNLYREKGLQDKADAVFNDIIKNMPAEQSTVSEIAMQFYQAENADLAIKTFVQGRKILHNNDLYSNELSSLYRYKHDKPNMVNEFISLLLRHPEFVGQMKNTLLNQFDGNDDYNMLKAALLKAIQANPQQLVLADMLTWQYLQQKQFDQALLQALALSRRQKDDGSSIFDLCQTLVSNAAYDEAIRGYEYIISKGKDNEFYVSAKIELLTAKNLKITSGKYEQADLLGLEKDYQNLLSEFGRNSSTAFAMQKLAQLQAFKLHKLNDAQKLLEDAITIPNIRPNTLANCKLDLGDVYLLNNKPWDATLMYSQIEKSFPATAIAQEAQYRNAKLAYYTGDFTWAKGQLDVLKAATSQLIANDALNLSLMISDHTAFDSTGNALKMYARADLLIFKQEPDKALITLDSIDKAYPGNNLINDILMAKARIHIQKKEYELAANNLKIIADDNKFDLWADDAVYMLGDIYENQLNDKAKAQAYYQRIITDYPGSSWLNDARKRFRTLRGDLPAGS; the protein is encoded by the coding sequence ATGCTAATTACATGGTTACATACCCTGTTACGCAACAACAAACAAAAAGTTTGGCTTAAACAGCTATGCGTTATCACTGTTTTATTATTGGCCGGCCTTACCGCGCACGCGCAGATGGAAGATTTAGAACTTGCCATGCAGTACAGCCGCAATGGCGAGCCGCAAAAAGCTGCCGATATTTACCAAAAGCTGTATAAACTTAGTAACGAAAGCTATTTCCAATTTTATTTTAAAAGCCTGATAGGCATTAAAAAGTTTGACGAGGCCGAAAGCATCACCAAAAAAATGATGCGTAAGCACCCGCAAGATTATCAATACAATATTGCCCTGGGTAACCTGTACCGCGAAAAAGGATTGCAAGATAAGGCCGATGCTGTTTTTAACGATATTATTAAAAACATGCCTGCCGAGCAAAGTACCGTGAGCGAAATTGCGATGCAATTTTACCAGGCCGAAAATGCTGACCTTGCTATTAAAACGTTTGTGCAAGGCCGTAAAATATTGCACAATAACGACCTGTATAGCAACGAACTGAGCAGCCTTTATCGCTACAAACACGATAAACCAAATATGGTTAACGAGTTTATTAGCTTGTTGCTGCGCCACCCAGAATTTGTGGGGCAGATGAAAAACACCTTATTAAACCAGTTTGACGGAAACGACGATTATAATATGCTTAAAGCGGCCCTGCTAAAAGCCATACAGGCAAACCCGCAACAGCTTGTTTTGGCCGATATGCTTACCTGGCAATACCTGCAACAAAAACAGTTTGACCAGGCACTTTTACAGGCACTTGCCCTAAGCCGCAGGCAAAAAGACGACGGCAGCAGTATATTTGACCTTTGCCAAACGCTGGTATCAAACGCGGCGTATGATGAGGCCATACGCGGTTACGAATACATTATTAGTAAAGGCAAAGACAACGAATTTTATGTATCGGCAAAAATTGAATTGCTTACAGCCAAAAACTTAAAAATAACAAGCGGCAAGTATGAACAAGCAGATTTACTTGGCCTGGAAAAAGATTACCAGAACCTGTTAAGCGAGTTTGGCCGCAACAGCAGCACTGCCTTCGCCATGCAAAAACTTGCCCAGTTACAAGCTTTTAAACTGCACAAACTTAACGATGCACAAAAGCTTTTAGAAGATGCTATTACCATACCCAATATACGCCCAAACACTTTAGCCAATTGCAAGCTTGACTTAGGCGATGTTTATTTGCTTAACAATAAGCCATGGGATGCCACTTTAATGTATAGCCAGATAGAAAAAAGCTTCCCGGCAACGGCAATAGCGCAAGAGGCGCAATATCGTAATGCAAAGCTGGCTTACTACACCGGCGATTTTACCTGGGCCAAGGGCCAGTTGGATGTTTTAAAGGCCGCTACATCGCAATTAATTGCTAACGATGCGTTAAACCTATCGCTCATGATAAGCGACCATACCGCTTTTGACAGTACCGGCAATGCCTTAAAAATGTATGCCCGCGCCGATTTGCTGATATTTAAACAAGAGCCCGATAAAGCCCTTATTACGCTGGATAGTATTGATAAAGCGTACCCCGGTAATAACCTTATTAACGATATTTTAATGGCCAAAGCGCGCATTCATATCCAAAAAAAGGAATACGAACTGGCCGCAAACAACTTAAAGATTATTGCCGACGACAATAAGTTTGACCTTTGGGCCGATGATGCCGTGTACATGCTTGGCGACATTTACGAAAACCAATTAAATGATAAAGCAAAAGCGCAGGCCTATTACCAACGAATTATTACCGATTATCCCGGCAGCTCGTGGCTTAACGATGCACGTAAAAGGTTTAGAACATTGAGGGGCGATTTACCTGCGGGCTCCTAA
- a CDS encoding cytochrome c oxidase subunit 3, which produces MMMAQLQQDNGKLDLAPKKFNMWLFIFTSFMMFAALTSAFIVYSGGNKVHGTKIILPQAFLYSTIVIVISSATMFLAGRSAKQSQFEKQRLFLWITTALATAFLVLQFYGMKIMLVDMAVPFTNPNASQSFIYVFVGMHLLHIVAGLALLLYTLTRNFKTIGQPMNLFRMEFASIFWHFVDIIWIYLYVFLLLNQY; this is translated from the coding sequence ATGATGATGGCTCAATTACAACAAGATAACGGAAAACTTGATCTGGCACCAAAAAAGTTCAACATGTGGTTGTTCATTTTTACATCTTTTATGATGTTTGCAGCCCTAACAAGTGCTTTTATTGTTTACAGCGGCGGTAACAAGGTACATGGTACTAAAATAATTTTGCCCCAGGCGTTTTTATACAGTACTATAGTGATTGTTATTAGCAGTGCTACTATGTTTTTAGCAGGAAGATCGGCAAAACAATCGCAATTTGAAAAGCAGCGGCTATTTTTATGGATTACAACCGCATTGGCAACTGCTTTTTTGGTGTTACAATTTTACGGCATGAAAATTATGCTGGTGGATATGGCGGTGCCATTTACAAACCCCAATGCATCACAATCATTTATTTACGTATTTGTTGGTATGCACCTCTTACACATTGTAGCAGGCCTAGCATTGCTGCTTTATACCCTAACACGCAACTTTAAAACCATAGGGCAGCCGATGAATTTGTTCAGGATGGAATTCGCTTCTATTTTTTGGCATTTTGTCGATATTATATGGATTTATCTATATGTTTTTTTACTTTTGAACCAATACTAA
- a CDS encoding cytochrome C oxidase subunit IV family protein — MSSETPHIHAEGEHEDTMSKGRIGKVALILSAITCVEFFIALYLVPHQILSYHSANPIYIVLTLLKAFYIVAFFMHLKFEKKGLILAVAVPTLFIIGLILVLTNESHHWLSLR; from the coding sequence ATGTCATCAGAAACACCACATATTCACGCCGAAGGCGAACACGAAGATACAATGAGCAAAGGCCGTATTGGAAAAGTTGCTCTTATCCTATCGGCTATTACATGTGTAGAGTTCTTTATCGCATTGTACTTGGTTCCTCACCAAATACTATCATATCACTCCGCTAATCCAATCTATATTGTTTTAACGTTGTTAAAGGCTTTTTACATTGTTGCATTTTTTATGCACCTTAAGTTTGAGAAAAAAGGTTTGATTTTGGCCGTTGCGGTACCAACCTTGTTTATTATCGGTTTAATACTGGTTTTAACTAACGAGAGCCACCACTGGTTAAGTTTAAGGTAA